GGGCAGGTGCTGCACAACCCGACTCTCGCACCACTCGAGAAGGTTGTGGGCTGCGTAGCTGACATGGGCTACACCGTAACGGCACAGGACACAACCGCCCTACTCAGCACTGCTGACGGCGAGACACCACAGCAGGGAGAAtgcacctgcagcacaaACCTGCGAGCGATTCCGGTGCATGTGGGGAGCGTCATGTCAGGTTATGAGCATCGCCTAGTTGTTCAAGGTATGTCATGTGCCTCCTGTGCAACTCGAATCGAGCACACCTTGCTGCAGATGCCCACTGTCCTGAGCTGTACCGTTTCCTTCGCCATGGGCACCGCAGTCATCACGACGCGCACTCCTGGCGACCACACAGACGCAGTCAAGATGGTGCGATCGATGGGATACGTTGTGATGgacacagcgctgctggagctcgaCTCGTCCATTAGCCGCACTCGTGAGGCGCTGGAGCGCACGCGCGAAATCACTGAACATGAGCGCAACCTGATGGGCAGCGCACTGCTGAGCGTGCCACtcgcggtggtgatggtctTGATGATGTTCATGGACATCATGGCGTGGCCACTGCTGGCACGTATCATCAGTGGAATGCAGTTCTGTACCGCCACCCTGATTGTCTTCCACTATGGTCGAGGCTTCTtcctcagcgcgtggcgcagctggcagcACGACGCCTACACGATGGACACTCTTGTTGCCATTGGTACCGGCTGCACATACGTCTACTCCCTCGTTGTCTACCTGCTTACGCTGTTTGTGTACCCGCAGGCGCGTATGATGACGTACTTCGACACAGCAGGGATGCTCACAACCTTCATGCTACTCGGTCGTTTCCTTGAGGCACGGGCAAAACGCAGCACAAGTGGCGCGCTCATTGAGTTGATGGGCCTCATGCCGACTAcagccgtgtgtgtgcagccgGACGGGAGTGAGGTGCGAGTGAGCCTATCGAAGCTACAGAAGGGCGCTCTCGTACGTGTGCTGGCTGGCGATCGTGTCCCGGTCGACGGCACTGTCCTAGAAGGCAGCTCCGAGTTGGACGAGCAGATGGTGACAGGCGAGTCGCTgtggaagacgaagaggccTGGCGAAGAGGTGATTGGCGGCACACTCAACCTCACCGCATCGCTGCTCATCCGCGCGGACAAGGTCGGGGAAGAGACGATGAttgcgcaggtgctgcgcattgtgcaggaggcgcaACACACGAAGCCGTCTATGCAGCGTGCCGCCGATCGGATTGCCAGGTCATTTGTGCCCTTTgttctcgttttctctctggTGACGCTCGGTGTGTGGCTCGTGCTCGGTGCGACAGACGCGTACCCGGCGTCGTGGCGCGAGGCGGAGACAAGCTGGCAGGCATTCGCCTTCAACTTCTTTATCTCGACTGTTGTTGCCGCCTGTCCGTGCGCACTGGGGCTCGCCACTCCAACAGCGATCATGGTGGGTACCGGCGTGGGAGCGAAGAACGGGGTGCTGGTGAAGAGCGGCGCtatgctggaggaggtgcggcgtGTGAACTGCGTTGTGCTCGACAAGACAGGTACCATCACCAAGGGTCGCCTGGAGGTGGTTCGGACGCACACCACCATGTCGGGTTTGGCGTCGCCTCCAATGATGGCCGCGCAGCTTCATGATAGCTTGGATGCCGCCTTGGTACGCTACCTTGTTGGGCTCGTGGAGGCGCAGTCAAACCACCCAGTCGCGAAGGCGGTCAGCGCCAAGCTGCTGGCGGAGACCGAAGACAGTGCCAACGCAGTGCCGCGCCGCGCCCGCTATGAGGTGTCTTCCGTTGTGACTCATGGCGGCAAGGGTGTGGAGGCCTCAGTGTCCGTCACACCAGTGAGCGACAATAGTCACGAGCTCTCTTccgtgccaccgccgccgcgagtGTACTGTCTCCTCGTGGGTAATGTGGCGTTTCTGCGTGCGCATGGCGTTCTGCTAGCCCCTGAGTTAGCCCAACTCgttgaggaggagaacggaCGTGGTCTCACAACTGTTGTTGCGGCAGTCAACGGCGCAGCGTGCGTTGTCGTCAGCCTTGCTGACGAGCCGAAGCGTGAGGCGCACGGTGTCATCCGGTATCTGCAGAAGACTGGGATTCGTGTGTTGATGGTGACGGGCGACAACGCCGGCGTGGCGGGCCGGATTGCGGCCGAGACTGGCATTCACTCGAAAGACGTGTGCGCTGAGGCACTTCCGATCACCAAGGCGAACATtgtgaaggagctgcaggagagagggtaTCGGGTGATGTTCGTCGGCGATGGCATCAATGACAGCTCCGCCTTGGTCCAGGCCAATGTGGGAGTGGCCCTCGGTGCTGGCACTGAAGTGGCGATCGAGGCGGCCGACGCAGTGCTCGTACGCGATAGCCTTGTTGATCTACTGAacttgcgctctctctcatgTGTCACCGTGCGTCGCATCTACGGCAACTTCTTCTGGGCTTTCGGCTACAATCTGCTGATGCTTCCCACTGCCAGCGGGCTACTGTACCCTTTCTTTCGAATTCAACTTCCTCCCGTCACGGCAGGTGCGGCGATGATACTGTCCAGCCTCAGCGTGCTGATGTCGAGCCTATCCATCCGCTACTTCCGCGCACATCGTGAGCGTGACTTCTATCTCGAGTGGGCCAACAACTAGGTTTGAATACTCTGTTACTATTGTCTTGTTTACCGCTCgcgccttttttctttccctctcggTGCTTCATCGTACGCACCCATGAGTAGCACTTCCTCCCTGCATGAGCCGTATGTAGCCCTGTGGGGTATGAGCATGCGTGTGGTTTCATCGTCTTTGCTTGCCGTCTCTCCTTTCGTTTTGCTTAGAACATCCTCCTCTAACTCTCTTCTTGTGACTAGTCTTCATGCAACATCGACCGCCACCCCTGCCACCCCCGCCttaccccctttcccctgtCTCCGCGCCAACACGCCTAGCTGCACAGTACATGGTGACAACAGTGAGGCATTAACAGCGACATTGAGAGGCGCAACAGCGAGCAAAGAAGCGTCTCTTGTGAACGAAGCATGCGAGCCACTTACTACCGATACACGGACCTCAGCTGGACCCTTGGCTCTCTGCGTACCGCGTCTCATAGTTGGCGCCACGCACAGGgcggctgcgtgtgcggtgcCATGCACAGCACTCTGAGAGTCATtacccttccctctctctccctttctctgtatCGCTTGGTTGTTGTTAGTTGTCTCCCCCCATGACGGGGGACGCCTGGGGGCGTGGTATCGCCAGGGGGACTCCCGCACCCccgatctctctctctgtgtgtgtggggggtcCAGACAGTGCCTACCCCCTgcccctgccaatgccgaccCGCCTCTGGTGGCGGCAGGGTGAGGTCCTTACGACGCAGGGGAGGTCGGAGCGGTGTATTGCCATTGACGTCGGCGGTCCGGGCCTGGGTGGCGTTGCGCCGGAGAGGCCTGCGATAGCGGGCCCCTTTGCACCATGCGCTATTATATGCAGAGTATCCGCGCGGCTCGTGCGCGTTGCACCCGGCtcctcgctgcccgctggTGTgaggcgcctgcgccgctccgcGGGACgcgccaggcggcggccggcataTGGGCGCGGCTGTTCGGCGCCCTGCCGAGTGGCAGTGGGAGGAGTTTAGGGCTGGAGTCGTGCCCAGATGGCTGGGGCGGCATGAGGTAAGAAGAAATGAGTAAGGACAGTCGTGGGCCGTGAGTGACGTGCTTCTGGAAGAAGGAATCGCGAAGATGGAGAACACAGGGGAGGGGACCGCGCCGTCTTGAGATTATCGACGTTGGGCATTGTTTAGCGCTCTAACAGCACAACATTCTGGACGAGCTAGTAGCACCTGTTGTTTCCAGGCCGTCTTCGCTGCCACCTCTCACCCCTTTTTTGCCAAGTAGGCAGCTCCAGCGCGTGAGCACGAagcgctgtcgcagctgcgtAGGGCTGTGGACATCGTTGGCCACCTTATCGTTTATTatcttcttcaccttctccgctctcttcgcttGTTTTGTTACTCTTTCTTCGCCGCTGAGCCAAGCGTGAAGACCTTCCACTCACGTATCGCCAGTAGCACTAGGTGCATGatccactcccccccccgaaGGTAGAGTACACCGCATCGTAGACATACGCTATCAACGGATATAGAAGCCAGTTTATAAGAAGCATATAACCGAGCGTCCGTCTACTGAGTCGCCATTATGTGGTGGACAGCGGCGCGCAGGCGCCTTTCCTACCCTAACCAAATTTTCACCAGCAAAGACAGCCGCCGCATACAACACTCGTGGCTGCCGCGAcgactcctcctcgtgcgccACGGCGAGTCTGTGGCCAATGTTAACCAGGAAGTGTACAGCAACACGCCAGACTGGAAGATCCCGCTGACGGCGCGCGGGCGGGAGCAGGCGTACGACTGCGGCAAGCGACTCCGCAACATCATCCAGGGGGAGAAGCTGTACATCTACTACTCTCCGTACGCTCGCACTCGGCAGACGCTGTGCGAGATCCGCCGAAGCTTTGACGAGTCGCAGATCCAGGGTGAGCGCGAGGATGAGCGACTGCGTGAGCAGGAGATGGGCAACTACCAGCCCTTGAATGAGATGAACGCGACATGGGCTGCGCGTCACGCCTTTGGGCGATTGTACTATCGATTTCCGTTTGGGGAAAGCGGCGCCGACGTTGGCGATCGCGTCTCTGGCTTCTTTGACTCCCTCCTGCGTGAGAGCATCGGCTTGACGGTGCCAAACATGAACGAATGCACGGAACAATGCACACGAGGAGACCAGGGCTACCAAGAGCTCGGTCAGTGTAGTGCGGACAACGATGGCCTTGCAGGCAGTGCTTGCGATTTCCACGCGCCGCTATCACAAGGAGGCCCTGTGGCCTCATCGATGGGGAGTGGAACTGCGTCGCCGTCATGGAAGCCGCCGTCCCAGGAAGCCCCAACATCTTCCACCGGTCTGCGGAGGACGATCTGGCGTACAGCGCCGCACCACTCACTGCCCCTAGATGACTTGTGCGAGCCTGAAGCTCACGGAGTCTTACCGCCGAGCGATCACAGAGCTAGTGTTGGTGATGACCAGAATGTTTTGATCATTGCTCACGGGCTTCTTATCCGTCTTTTCATCGCTCGCTGGTTCCGTGTGCCGATGGAGGTCTTCGAGACAATGTGCAACCCGCCCAATTGCGCCATCATCGTGCTGGAGCGCGACGACCGACTCGGCCGCCTCGTTATGACCGACATGAGCAAGTGCCTGTTTGGCAGCGACCCGCTTCTGCAGATGATGCGCTTTGACGGCTGCGAGGATACCCACTGGTACCGTGAGAAGTTCCTCGGTATTGTTGACCCCACGAAAgccatggaggaggcggtggccgaggacgatgacgagAACCACTACTCCATGTCAAACGCTcacaacagcggcgtcggtgccccggccccaccaccgcggcaACGCAAGGCCTCCACATCGATGGCAACGGGGTTTTCTCCATCAACGAGCGCATCCCCATCATGTACTAGTACTAGCATCACCGAGAGCGCCGACGCTTTAGCCTCTACGGCAGGACACGCCGTGCTATCTGCCTCGGACTGCGCTACCCAGCCTATGTCGTCTTCTCCCTGTATGAACTGCACCCCCAATTGCGACTGGAAGTTCTGCCGAGACACCGATGACGCTCCAAAGATGGGCTCAGCGGAGTAGTCGCTGCTACCCCACTTGCTTCATCCCCTGggcttttttctttccttctctctcctttgcgctCTCGTAGGGCCC
The window above is part of the Leishmania panamensis strain MHOM/PA/94/PSC-1 chromosome 33 sequence genome. Proteins encoded here:
- a CDS encoding copper-transporting ATPase-like protein, putative (TriTrypDB/GeneDB-style sysID: LpmP.33.2200) is translated as MTCEECAQRMQESLRTLEGVHSVSVNLGAQLVEVDVDATDVTAAFRIEQRVTPMGYRVQSVVLPSLEAPGPEETQFSPLPPPLRPSVTSLSHVPAHASVSACCTSKLQRLSKTPESMARSSLGQHGASAPFSRRFRRVPCGCGGRGCMCAYGPEPEMMTEETHLLRKDDLEECLSEKASVPSSMDITVPVVQARASEWLRAPMAVRAMPKAAAVEATTNLLIEGMSCTSCAARIEAKLKQLDGILGASVNFSAMSGQVLHNPTLAPLEKVVGCVADMGYTVTAQDTTALLSTADGETPQQGECTCSTNLRAIPVHVGSVMSGYEHRLVVQGMSCASCATRIEHTLLQMPTVLSCTVSFAMGTAVITTRTPGDHTDAVKMVRSMGYVVMDTALLELDSSISRTREALERTREITEHERNLMGSALLSVPLAVVMVLMMFMDIMAWPLLARIISGMQFCTATLIVFHYGRGFFLSAWRSWQHDAYTMDTLVAIGTGCTYVYSLVVYLLTLFVYPQARMMTYFDTAGMLTTFMLLGRFLEARAKRSTSGALIELMGLMPTTAVCVQPDGSEVRVSLSKLQKGALVRVLAGDRVPVDGTVLEGSSELDEQMVTGESLWKTKRPGEEVIGGTLNLTASLLIRADKVGEETMIAQVLRIVQEAQHTKPSMQRAADRIARSFVPFVLVFSLVTLGVWLVLGATDAYPASWREAETSWQAFAFNFFISTVVAACPCALGLATPTAIMVGTGVGAKNGVLVKSGAMLEEVRRVNCVVLDKTGTITKGRLEVVRTHTTMSGLASPPMMAAQLHDSLDAALVRYLVGLVEAQSNHPVAKAVSAKLLAETEDSANAVPRRARYEVSSVVTHGGKGVEASVSVTPVSDNSHELSSVPPPPRVYCLLVGNVAFLRAHGVLLAPELAQLVEEENGRGLTTVVAAVNGAACVVVSLADEPKREAHGVIRYLQKTGIRVLMVTGDNAGVAGRIAAETGIHSKDVCAEALPITKANIVKELQERGYRVMFVGDGINDSSALVQANVGVALGAGTEVAIEAADAVLVRDSLVDLLNLRSLSCVTVRRIYGNFFWAFGYNLLMLPTASGLLYPFFRIQLPPVTAGAAMILSSLSVLMSSLSIRYFRAHRERDFYLEWANN
- a CDS encoding glycerolphosphate mutase, putative (TriTrypDB/GeneDB-style sysID: LpmP.33.2210), whose protein sequence is MWWTAARRRLSYPNQIFTSKDSRRIQHSWLPRRLLLVRHGESVANVNQEVYSNTPDWKIPLTARGREQAYDCGKRLRNIIQGEKLYIYYSPYARTRQTLCEIRRSFDESQIQGEREDERLREQEMGNYQPLNEMNATWAARHAFGRLYYRFPFGESGADVGDRVSGFFDSLLRESIGLTVPNMNECTEQCTRGDQGYQELGQCSADNDGLAGSACDFHAPLSQGGPVASSMGSGTASPSWKPPSQEAPTSSTGLRRTIWRTAPHHSLPLDDLCEPEAHGVLPPSDHRASVGDDQNVLIIAHGLLIRLFIARWFRVPMEVFETMCNPPNCAIIVLERDDRLGRLVMTDMSKCLFGSDPLLQMMRFDGCEDTHWYREKFLGIVDPTKAMEEAVAEDDDENHYSMSNAHNSGVGAPAPPPRQRKASTSMATGFSPSTSASPSCTSTSITESADALASTAGHAVLSASDCATQPMSSSPCMNCTPNCDWKFCRDTDDAPKMGSAE